The genome window CGGGATTTATTTTTTTATATAGATAAAATGCTTAGCCTGCCATCTGTTTCGCTTTCTCATTAACAGGAACACTAATTGCTCCTACCGGGCACTTCATGGCACAAACCTGACATCCTGTGCATAGATCCGGATTTATTACTGGCAAATTGTCTTTCATTGTAATGGCCTGAGAAGGGCACATCTTGGCACAAAGTCCACAACCGATACACCCTGCCTCGCAGACGTTTTTAACGCCAACACCTTTCTGTGTCGAATTACACATAACGCGAATGTCCTGGGTAGCCGGAATCAAAGTAATGACATTTCTGGGACAAACCGATGCGCACGCGCCACATCCTGTGCAAAGTCTTTCATCGACTTTAGCGACTCCATTTTCCATGTATATGGCATCAAAAGCACAAGCAGCAACACAACTTCCAAAACCTAAACAACCATTCTTACACGCCTTTGTTCCTCCACCGGGAACAATTGTTGCTTTTCTACAATCCAATACTCCTTCGTAAAGAGAGATTTCTTTCGCCTTTTCCTTAGATCCTGCACACTTTACAAAGGCAACCTTCCGTACAAAATGCCCTACTTCAACACCAAGAATAGCAGCTATTTTCTGAGCAACTTCAGCCCCTCCAGCAGTACACTTTGCAGGACTCGCTTCTCCGGAAACAACGGCTGATGCATATGCGTCACATCCGGCGTAACCGCAACCACCACAGTTAGCCCCTGGCAGAGCCTCTCGAATCTTCGCTACTCGCGGGTCAATTTTCACGGCAAATTTTTTAGCTGCAAACCCCAAAAGCAAGCCGAAGAACAAACCTAAACCACCGAGGCTTAACGCAGGATAGACAAGTGATTCAACCATTTCCATTCCCTCCTACGAAATCAATCCACTAAAGCCTAAAAACGCTATCGACATTAAGGCTGCTGTAATAAGACTGATGGGCAATCCCTGCAGCGCTTTTGGCATATTTGTATTCTCCTGAAGCCTTTCTCGCAATCCCGCCATAAGAACGATAGCAAGCAAAAAGCCCAAAGAAGCGCCAAGAGAGTGAACTATCGCCTGAAGCAGGGTGTAATTTTCATTCATATTGATAACGGCAACACCTAAAACAGCACAGTTTGTCGTAATGAGAGGAAGGTAAATACCAAGGGCCCAATAGAGAGATTCCCACTTCTTTCGAACCACCATCTCTACGAACTGAACTAAAGCTGCAATAACCAAAATAAAGGCCAGTGTAGAAAGATATGTTATGTCAAGTGGAACAAGCACCAAGTTATATACCAGCCATGTCATAATAGAAGAAAGAAATATAACAAAGACTACGGCAAGTCCCATTCCTACAGCTGTGCCGACTTTGCTCGAAACTCCAAGGAAAGGACAGATACCCAAAAACCTTGAGAGAACGATATTATGCACTAAAAGAGCATCAATAAATATGGCAAAAAAGCTCATCACAAGTCTCCTTTTTAAAACACTTTATGCATCGGCATAACGGCTTATTCTCTCGTTTTCTTTCTTTCTTTTCATGTTAATGAAATTAATAAGAGCCATAAGCATACCGAGAGTCAAAAAGCCGCCAGGAGCCAATATCATGATGAGGGCTGGATTATAGGTTGCAGGAAGAAGAGACATGCCAAAAACAGTTCCTGTACCCAAGAGCTCTCTAATAGACCCCAAAACTACCAACGCAAGGGTAAAACCCAAGCCCATACCAATTGCATCGAAAAGAGAAGGTAGAACGCTGTTTTTAGAAGCATAGGCCTCTGCACGACCCAATATAATGCAATTAACGACGATCAAAGGAATAAATATTCCCAACGCCTTGTTGAGGGCAGGAAGAAAGGCCTGCATAAAAAATTGAATTAAAGTCACAAAAGTGGCGATGATAATGATGAACGCCGGTATTCTGATTTCATCGGGAATAAGTCGCTTCAATGCTGAAATAACAACATTCGACCCCATCAGAACTACTGTGGCAGCGAGCCCCATGCCCAGACCGTTTTCAGCACTTGTCGTTACGGCAAGAGTAGGGCACATACCAATAACTTGCACAAAAGTAGGGTTGTTTTTTATAATTCCATTTTTGAGTCTCTCTATGATCATACCCACTATGCTCCTTCTCCTTTCAGACTGGAGTGGAAAAAGCGCAAGGCCTGATTGACTCCATCTGTTACGGCCCTGGATGTAATAGTGGCACCAGTCATTGCCTGTATTTCATTTTCATTTGAAGTCTCTCCCTTTACAACAGAGAGAGCATCAACATGGCGATCGGAAAACTGATTTGAAAAGGCAGGTTTCCCCGCTTCTGCACCCAAACCCGGAGTTTCGCTATGAGAAAGAATCTGAATACCCCGTAACGTTCCATCTATTGAGATACCCACCATCATTTCAATAACTCCGCCATATCCTTTAGGGGCAACTTTGATATTGTATCCAACAATGTTTCCATTGTTATATCCTTCGTTAACTTCGCGAATAATGCCGCTGGAAGTAAGATCCGCATTCAACAATTTAAATTCCTGCGCTACAGGAAGAGTTGCTTTCATAGCTTCAATCTTCTCTTTTTCAAGAAGACGGGCAATAGGTTCCTCGGTAACAGCATGAACCCAGCCAAGAAGAAGTCCCGCTACCGCCGTTATGAGAAAGAGAGTGGCTCCAAGCTTGTAAATTTTCTTCACCTATCTCACCTCTCCGAAAATCCGCGGAACTGTTACTCTATCAATAAGCGGAACAAAAAGATTCATAATAAGAATGGAGTACGATACGCCTTCCGCGTACCCTCCATATAAACGTATCAATGTTGTTAAAACCCCACACCCTAAAGCAAAGATGACTTGTCCCTGTTTAGTCATAGGTGACGTCGTATAATCGGTAGCCATAAAAAAGGCACCCAACATAAGTCCGCCAAGAAAAATTTCGTACAATGGATTTGCAGACATAAAACCATCGCGTCCCAAAATGGCTGTAAGAACAAATACAGTAGCAATATAGACTACGGGAATATGCCAGCTTATTACCTTTCTGAAGAGAAGATAGGCGCCTCCCAAAAGCAGGGCCAAAGCCGATGTTTCCCCTATGCATCCTCCAACATGGCCGATAAAAACATCGGTCAAAGAGGGAAGAGATGACAGCGTCCCCTCTTTTAGAAGAGCAAGAGGCGTAGCCGTAGAAACCCCATCAATGGTCCACGTTGTCATAGAAACTGGCCATGACGCCAAAAGAACAGCCCGAGCAGCAAGAGCTGGGTTCACTATATTCTGTCCAATTCCTCCAAAAAACTGCTTCACCACTATTATGGCAAAGACTCCCCCAACAGCCGCAAGCCAAAGGGGCACTGTAGGAGGAAGGTTAAAAGCTAAAAGCAAGCCGGTAACAACTGCACTAAGATCTTTTATCGTCGACGTACGGTTCATAGCTTTTTGGCAAAGAGCCTCAGAAAGAACACAAGAAAGAACGCATACAGCAACAACCATTACCGCCTGAAGACCAAAAAAATAAAAGGCCGCTATCATAGCAGGCACAAGAGCGATAAGCACATCTCCCATAACTGTCTGTACAGTTGTGTGCGAGCGGAGATGGGGAGATGATGATACAATCAATTTCTTTTCAGACATCCTTTACGTTACCCCTTTCTCTTCATCGCTGCGATGACGGATCGTTTCGCCTCTCGGCACGATTGCACCAAATGCCTCTTAGAGGGGCACATAAAAGAGCATGATCCACACTCTATACAGTTCATTCCGCCATTTTCCTTAAATCCCATGTAATCATTCTTGAGAGAGAGAGCATTGAGTTTAAAGGGAAGAAGCCCCATGGGACAAGCTTCTACACATCGTCCACAACGAATACATGGATATTCATCATACAGATGAACAGCTTTATCAGAGAGAGCAATAATGCCAGACGTACCCTTAATAACTGGAACATCAAGGCTATTTACCGACATGCCCATCATAGGGCCACCGGCTAAGACCTTAACGGGCGGAGTTACAAAACCACCTGCAGCCTCTATAAGTTCACGGAAAGATGTTCCTAAACGTACTTTCATATTTTTAGGTGTAGCAACTGCATCTCCTGAAACCGTTACGATTCGAGAAAGAGAGGTTCTCCCTGTTACAACGGCATTACGGATCTCGTAGACAGTGTACGCATTGCTGACCACACACCCCGCATCAGCAGGAAGTTTCCCAGAGGGAACTTCTCGCCCTGTAACCGCAAATATGAGCTGTTTCTCTCCACCTTGGGGATATTTGGTCTTCAGAACATTCACCGTTACATTTTCTATGCCCTGAACAGCCTTTTTCATCTTCTCTATAGCCAGTGGTTTGTTATCTTCTATTGCTATATGAAGATGAGCTTTCGGGAAAATCTGAAGTAAGATCTTGGCTCCCTCTGCAATAGCCTCTGCTTCCTCAAGCATAAGACGATAGTCAGAAGTGAGATATGGTTCACACTCGGCTGCATTCACAATAACATGATCAATAACACATTCGGCAGGCGGTGTAAGCTTAATACAGGCAGGGAAACAAGCGCCTCCCATACCGACAATACCAGCATCACGTATGATATCTCGCAACTCCGAAGCCGTTAAATTCTCAAAAGACCGACAGTTCAACGGCTCTATCTCTTCGTAAAGACCGTCATTCTCAACAATAACTGAGAGCATATCAATTCCAGAAGGAGTAGGCATAGCCGTTACGTTTTTAACAGTTCCAGAAACACTGGCGTAAATAGCTGCTGATACGGGCCCCTGCGGCTCTCCTATTTTTTGCCCAACGAGAACTCTGTCTCCTTTTTTCACAGCAGGAACACACGGAGCTCCTATATGTTGCCCCATAGGGTAGACAAGGTCTCCCTTTGGTAATACTATTTCTACCGGTTGATCCGATGTCCAATGTTTGTTATCGGGAGGATGGACCCCACCTCTAAATGTTAAAAGCTTCATTGTAAGTACTGCCTCCTAATACCCTTTCATCTGCAAAATGCTACGTGCTCGCACAAAGTGTATAAATTATACTACATACGTTATACTTTTATAATTTGTACTTTTTTTCTTTAAAGTCTGGTTTTCCCCTCTAGACTTTGTTCTTTTTTTCTCTATATATTTTACACCATTTGACCGTTTTTTTCAGACTAATTTTAGTATTCTCCCAAAACAAAACTCTTTATTTTTACGATAATCTATTTTCTTTTCTTAATAAAGCGCTACAAAAGTTGCACATCTCTTCCCTATCGATATAATTTCTTATTGCCTTTCATAGCTAGTCTGTGAAAGGCTTTTAATTTTTTCTGCACTTTGAAAGGAGGGAAACAGTATGAGGAAAGGTATTCGACGTAGTATCCTCACTGTTTTACTACTCTCCATGGCCGGGCTATTAGCCTTTACTGCAGGAAGTCGCTATATTCATGCCTCTCCACGAAACAGGAGAGGAACGATACAGTCTCAGAAAATTCAACTTCACGATTGGAGTTCAGAGCCTGCTGTCGCTTCGTTTTACCAGATAGGTCGTTTTGTAACGAATCGTTTTTCAGATGTTACATTAACGTATACAAATCCACTTTTTACCCTTTCAGAAACCATTCAGGATTCTGTAGAAACAATGAGCATGCTTACCCGTTTCATTCAGAAACAAAATCCGGCCATTTCGAGAGATATTGCAGCACGACAAGCCGCTGCCTTTTTGAGGTATTCCATCAAATATGGAGCTCCTCTTGATCTTGTAGTAGCGGTAGCAAATACGGAAAGTCATTTCAATCCCAACGCGCGAAGTTCCCACGGTGCTGCTGGTGTTATGCAAGTCACATGGAGAGTTCATGAGAATTTATTGCGGGCCAATGGCATTCGCAGTGAAGAGGAACTCTACACGCCTGAAAAGGGGATCGCTGCTGGCTGTCTTTTGATTTCAAGATATCTGAGAGCCTATGGATCACCAGAAAAAGCTTTGGGACGTTATTATGGCGGCCCGTCTTCTGTTTATTGGGCAAGAGTTTCTAGAAATTTATCGAAACTTCAACGGTATCGCCCAGGAAATCGTCTATAATTTAAAATGTAAAAAACGTAAAGATTTAGCGGGGGTTATCATCTGATACCCCCGCTTAAGTTGGTGAATATGTATGAGTAAAATTAAAGGCGCTATTCTTAATCGCAAAGGCCTTGACCGTCTGCACAAAAGGCACCCATGGATTTTTAAAGGTCATCTTGCAACTTTTCCACAAGCCGAACCTGGCGATTTTATTTCTCTTTATAATAACCGCGGGAAAATTGAAGGATGGGGGTTCTGGGGGGCTGGAGCACTTTGTATTCGCGTTCTTTCTTTTGACACAGAGAAACCAGAACTTCACGCATTGCTTCGAGAACGCTTGGTCACGAGTCTCGCATCTAGAAAACGCTGGCTTCCTCAAGCTAGTGCTTTCCGTCTTGTTCACAGTGAATCTGATGGTTTACCGGGCTTAATTATAGATATATACGGTTCGGTAGCCTGCATGCAACTTCTATCTGCAGGATGGTATAGAAATCGAGAGATGATCATCGGCACGCTTCTTGAACTTCTTCCCCTTAACGCTATTGTGCTTCGCAATGATGTTCGTTATCTGGAACAAGAAGGTATTCCACGCGAAAATCGGCTTCTATGGGGAACTTTACCTGAAGGGGATAGCGTTGATATTCCTTTTTATGAAATGCAAGAACGCGTCTACCCCCTTGCTGGCCAAAAGACAGGAATATATCTTGATGTTCGAAACCTGCCTAACCTTTTTAAAGAAGTTTGCCCTCGTGCTGATGTTCTTGATTGCTTTTCCTTTCAGGGGCACTTTGGGCTACACGCTCTCCACTGGGGAGCCCGCTCCATAACAGCTATTGAGCAATCGCAAGAAGCTTTATCTGTTTACGAAGAAAATATCTCTTTAAACGGACTTTCTTCTGAAAACGTTCATTTCCATCATGGAAACGCTTTCGATGAACTGCGAGCGCTGGAAGCGGAAAAAAAGACGTTTGACATAATTATTATGGATCCGCCGCCCTTTTCTCCAGGGAAAGCACAGATAGAATCTGCCAGACGAGGCTATAAAGAGTTAGCCCTTCGGGCCTATCGGCTTCTCCGTTCTGAAGGAATTCTTTTGTATCTTTGCTGTAGTCATGCTTTTAGTCGGCAAATGCTTATAGATGTGCTTAGTGATGCCGCTTTTGACACTAAAAGTACTTTTCGGATTGTTCGTGAAGGGCATCAACCTGAAGATCATCCTATCGCTCTTGAAATTCCCGAAACTAACTATCTCAAGGGGCTTCTTATACAAAAGACAAGTAAATAAACTCGAAAGAATTTGGAAATTCTGAATTCGTATATTGACAAGACGGGGTAGTTATTCATAAAATAACCCCATTCTTATTTTGAACGAAATTAAAAAAGGAGGAGACTTTACCGTGAAAATAGGTTACATGAATAACTTAACTGCCATTTCTTCTTTGTCTCTCCTCCTCCTCGGTTGCTGGTTCCTGTCTGGAACGCCAGCAGCCTTGTAGCTGTTTTCTGGCAAACTCAGGCCGGGACCTCTGAAAAAGGGGTCCCGGCTTTTTTTTATGCTTTTTTACTTCTACAGAAAAAAGAAGGGAGAGAGAACAATGGACACCAATGAAACGATTCGCATTTTCGACACTACTCTCAGAGATGGAGAACAGGCAGCTGGAATCAATCTCAATAAAGAAGAAAAACTTCAGATAGCAACTCAACTTGCAAAAATGAAGGTTGATATTATTGAAGCTGGATTTCCTGCAGCCTCTCACGGAGATTTTGAAGCTGTAAAACGTATCGCTGATAACGTTTCCGGAACAACGATAGCTGGCCTTGCCAGAACAAAACGTCACGATATCGGTACCGCTTATGAAGCTTTAAAAAGCGCAGCCCATCCGATGATTCACACGTTTATTGCAACAAGTCCTATTCATATGGAGTACAAGCTCAAAATGACTCCCCAGGAGGTACTTGCTGAAGTAGAAAAAGGAGTAACCTTTGCAAGAAGTCTCGTGGAGAGTGTCGAATTTTCTGCAGAAGATGCAAGTCGTTCAGATCCATCCTTCTTAGCTGAAGTCTTTCGTACCGCTGCTCGGTGCGGAGCAACCACTTTAAACATTCCAGATACAGTAGGATACGCTGTACCCCATGAATTTGCAGGGTTCATTAAAACTGTTATCAAGGCATCAGGGCTAAACAATGTAACGTGGTCTGTTCATTGTCACAACGATCTTGGATTGGCAGTAGCAAATTCTCTCTCAGCTATACGTGCCGGTGCCAGACAGGTTGAATGCACAATAAACGGTATTGGAGAACGAGCTGGCAATACGTCTCTTGAAGAAGTTGTTATGGCCCTCAAAACGAGAAAAGACTGCTTTCAATACGAAACAAATCTCGATACGACTTGTCTTTATACGTTGAGTTCACTTGTCTCTCGAATGACGGGGTTTGCGGTTCCTCCCAATAAAGCCATTGTAGGCGCTAACGCCTTTGCCCATGAAGCGGGAATTCATCAACATGGCGTTCTTTGTAATAAAGCCACCTATGAAATTATGAACCCCGAGGATGTAGGAGCCCCTGGAAGCCGACTTGTTTTGGGGAAACACTCTGGGAAGCATGCTTTCAGAAAACAAATAGAAGAGCTGGGTTTCTCTATTTCAGAAGACCGCCTTACCGAAACAATGACCCTTTTCAAAGAACTCTGCGATCGTAAAGAAATTGTAACGTCAGACGATCTGGAGGCAATGATTACGAGCAATCTTTTGGCAAGGGCCCAGTAGACGCTTCATATCTGGTTACCCCAAAAATTAAAGGAGTGTGTCTCTATGGCAAGAACGTTGGTTAGCTCTATTATCGCAGCACATAGTAAGGAATCCGCCAGGGAAGGAGAGATCTGCAAGGTTCGCGTAGACTTTGCTTTTGCTAATGATATTACTACGCCTCCTGCCGTAAACTCTTTTCGCAAAATGGGAGCACGGCACGTCTTTGATCCTCAAAGATGTGCCGTGTTACCCGATCACTTTACACCAAATCGCGACATTGCATCAGCAGAACAGACCAAAAGGGGAAAAGAATTTGCAAAATCACAGAATATGCTCTACTGGGAAGTAGGACGAGTAGGAATAGAACACGCATTTCTTCCTGAACAAGGATATATTCTCCCTGGAGATATTGTAACTGGCGCGGATAGTCATACGTGCACCGGTGGAGCTTTGGGAGCCCTTTCAACCGGAATGGGAAGTTCGGATCTTGCAGCCGTATGGGCGTTGGGCGAAACATGGTTGAAAGTTCCTCAGACATTAAGAGTTGACTTTGTAGGGGAAAGACCGGGCTGGATCACCGGGAAAGATATGATTCTCTCTCTCTTAGGCCAAATAGGCGTTCAGGGAGCCCGTTACATGGCACTTGAATTCGGAGGGGAAGCCGTTGAAAATCTTCCCATGGACGATCGTTTCACCATCTCAAATATGGCTGTTGAGGCAGGAGCAAAGGTCGGCATCTTTGTTCCTGATGAAATGACACTTGAATACGCCTCGAAACGGGCCAAGCGAACCTTTATTCCCATATATCCCGATATAAACGCCGCCTATACTCGCAGAGAAACTATTGATGTAACTCACATGGAGCCAGTCGTTGCCCTTCCCCACTCTCCTGATAATGTAACCTCGGTTTCATCGTGCCATCCTCTCGATATTCATCAGGTTTTCATTGGATCTTGCACAAATGGGAGGTTCAGAGATATAGAGATGGCAGCTCTTCTCATGAAGGGGAAAAAGGTAGCAGAGAATCTTCGATGCATTGTCATCCCCGCATCATATGAAGTTTATAATCGCGCTCTTGAAAAGGGATACATTCAAATTTTCGCCAATGCGGGAGCCGTTGTCTGTACGCCTACATGCGGACCATGCCTTGGGGGCCATATGGGAATTCTGGCAGCGGGAGAACGGTGCGTTTCTACAAGCAATCGAAACTTTGTAGGTCGAATGGGGCATTCCCAAAGTGAGCTTATACTGGCCAGTCCGTTAGTGGCTGCTGCAAGTGCCATTACGGGAAAACTTACAGATCCGAGAAACGTAGCGTCTCATGAATTTTTCACAACACTGGAGGGGAAATAGTATGGCACAAAATCTTCAGGGAAAAGCCTGGACATTTTCAGATAATATTGATACCGACGTCATCATTCCGGCCCGATATCTCACTTCAAGTAATGAAACAGAACTCGGATCCCATTGTATGGAAGATATCGATGCCGAATTTTCTAAAAAGGTAGCAAGTGGAGACATTATTGTGGCAGGTGAAAACTTTGGATGCGGCTCGTCTCGTGAGCATGCTCCACTCGCAATAAAAGGTGCTGGTTGTAGTTGCGTTATTACTGCGTCTTTCGCTCGAATATTTTTCAGAAATGCCATTAATGTGGGGCTTCCCATTTTTGAATGTCCGGAAGCTGTTGCCGCTATCGAAAACGGTGACGAACTTATAATCAAACCAGAAGAAGGAACGATAGAAAATATTTCTCAGGGAAAGGTCTTTTCTGTTGTTCCCTTTTCTCCATTTTTGCAAGAGCTTATAGAACAAGGTGGTCTCATACCTTATGTACAAAAACAACTTTCAGTCAGGGGGGAATAAGATGAACTCTAAAAAATATACATTGGCGCGAATCCCTGGAGATGGAATAGGGCCTGAAGTTATTTATGAAGCATCAAAAGTTCTTGAAGCAGCAGCATCTAAATCGAATTTTGCCATTGAATGGATCGACTATCCCTTTGGGGCTGATTACTATCTTCGCACCAACGAGATACTTCCGGATTCCGCATTGAAAGAAATGGCTTCATGTGATGCTCTTTTCTTAGGTGCTGTGGGGGACCCGCGGGTAAAGCCGGGAATTCTCGAACGGGGTATTTTGCTTACACTTCGCTTCTATTTTGATCAATATGTCAATCTTCGCCCGGCAAAAAGATATCCTAAAGTTCCTCTTCCCATCCAAATAGAGGCAGGAAAAGAATTTAACACCTTAGTCGTTCGGGAAAATACTGAAGACTTTTATGTCGGGATTGGAGGAATAACAGAAACAGGATACATAAAAGAAAAACTTGAATTGCAACGAAATCTTTACTCATTTAAAGGTCAAATCTCGGGCAATTTCAATACAAAAACACGAGGGGCTTTCCAGATGGGGATAGCCTCTGAACCTGGCATTCGTCGAGTTACAACCTATGCGTGCAAAGAAGCAGAAAGAAGAGGAGACTCAAGCATAACTCTTGTTTCAAAATCAAATGCCCTTCCTCAAATGTACGGATTTTGGGAAGAAGTGACGAGAGATGAAGCTTCTATACACAATATGAAGGTATCGATAATGAATGTCGACGCCATGTGTTATCACCTTGTTCGAAACCCTTCTGCCTTTAACGTTATTGTTGCTCCCAATATGTTCGGAGATATAGTCAGCGACCTTCTGGCTGGGTTGTCAGGCGGCCTTGGCGTAGCCGCAGGTGCAGATATAGGAGACAGCCTCTCCATGTTCGAGCCTATTCATGGATCTGCCCCAGATATTGCCGGAACGGGAAAAGCC of Aminobacterium sp. MB27-C1 contains these proteins:
- a CDS encoding isocitrate/isopropylmalate dehydrogenase family protein: MNSKKYTLARIPGDGIGPEVIYEASKVLEAAASKSNFAIEWIDYPFGADYYLRTNEILPDSALKEMASCDALFLGAVGDPRVKPGILERGILLTLRFYFDQYVNLRPAKRYPKVPLPIQIEAGKEFNTLVVRENTEDFYVGIGGITETGYIKEKLELQRNLYSFKGQISGNFNTKTRGAFQMGIASEPGIRRVTTYACKEAERRGDSSITLVSKSNALPQMYGFWEEVTRDEASIHNMKVSIMNVDAMCYHLVRNPSAFNVIVAPNMFGDIVSDLLAGLSGGLGVAAGADIGDSLSMFEPIHGSAPDIAGTGKANPIAALLSGALMLAHLGEREAAHSVERAVCSFLEKADSRNLPMEFGGNGTTFSVIEAICKQID